One stretch of Actinopolymorpha sp. NPDC004070 DNA includes these proteins:
- the trpA gene encoding tryptophan synthase subunit alpha, which produces MSTSTSTGVGPVFARAKEEGRGVLVGYLPAGFPSHDGAIAAFEAMAEGGVDVFEVGLPYSDPTMDGPTIQAAADQALRGGTRTKDVLRTVEAVSGLGVPTLVMTYWNPIERYGVERFARDLSSAGGAGLITPDLIPEEAEEWIAASDATGLDRVFLVALSSSTQRLRLTARASRGFVYAASVMGVTGAREQTSAGAPGLVARLREVTDLPVGVGLGVSNGNQAAEVAASADAVIVGSAFVRPLLDAPDERTGVERVRELARDLADGVRRPGQ; this is translated from the coding sequence GTGAGCACCTCGACGTCCACCGGGGTCGGCCCGGTCTTCGCCAGAGCGAAGGAGGAGGGCCGCGGGGTGCTGGTCGGCTATCTGCCGGCGGGGTTCCCGAGCCATGACGGTGCCATCGCGGCGTTCGAGGCGATGGCCGAGGGCGGTGTCGACGTCTTCGAGGTCGGCCTGCCCTACTCCGACCCGACGATGGACGGGCCGACCATCCAGGCGGCCGCCGACCAGGCGCTGCGTGGCGGCACTCGCACCAAGGACGTCCTGCGTACGGTCGAGGCGGTGTCCGGGCTCGGCGTTCCGACCCTGGTGATGACGTACTGGAACCCGATCGAGCGCTACGGCGTTGAACGCTTCGCACGGGACCTCTCCTCGGCCGGCGGGGCGGGGCTGATCACGCCCGACCTGATTCCGGAGGAGGCCGAGGAGTGGATCGCCGCAAGCGACGCGACCGGCCTGGACCGGGTCTTCCTGGTCGCGCTGTCGTCGTCCACGCAGCGGCTGCGGTTGACCGCGCGGGCCTCCCGGGGTTTCGTCTACGCCGCGTCGGTGATGGGTGTGACAGGTGCCCGTGAGCAGACCAGCGCCGGTGCCCCGGGGCTGGTCGCCAGGCTGCGGGAGGTCACCGACCTGCCCGTCGGCGTCGGGCTCGGCGTGTCCAACGGCAACCAGGCCGCCGAGGTGGCGGCGAGTGCGGACGCGGTGATCGTCGGTTCGGCGTTCGTACGCCCCCTGCTGGACGCGCCCGACGAGCGCACCGGCGTGGAGCGGGTACGCGAACTCGCCCGCGACCTCGCCGACGGCGTTCGGCGGCCAGGACAGTGA
- the trpB gene encoding tryptophan synthase subunit beta → MTDVAAANTDRGVLGQGLDGHFGRFGGRFTPEALISALDELEQAHRSAQDDPEFTAELDRMFREYANLPSPLYDATRLSEVAGVRILLKREDLNHTGAHKIRNVLGQALLAVRMGKTRIIAETGAGQHGVATATACAYLGLECVVYMGEEDTRRQALNVARMELLGAEVIPVTTGSRTLKDAINEALRDWVATVDNTHYLLGTAAGPHPFPAMVRDFCRGIGDEARAQTIELTGSLPDAVCACVGGGSNAIGTFTAFVPDESVRLYGFEAGGDGVDTGRHAATITSGQVGVLHGTRSYLLQDEDGQTIESHSISAGLDYPGVGPEHAWLHDTGRATYLPVTDAEAMDALRLLTRTEGIIPAIESAHAVAGALRVAKDLGPDATVLVCLSGRGDKDVDTAATWFGLLDDKPGVETAGTERENAEQDGRDSTEEKA, encoded by the coding sequence ATGACTGACGTGGCCGCTGCCAACACCGACCGGGGCGTGCTCGGTCAGGGACTCGACGGACATTTCGGTCGCTTCGGCGGCCGGTTCACCCCCGAGGCCCTGATCAGCGCGCTGGACGAACTCGAGCAGGCGCACCGCTCCGCTCAGGACGACCCGGAGTTCACCGCCGAGCTGGACCGGATGTTCCGGGAGTACGCCAACCTCCCGAGCCCGCTCTACGACGCGACCCGCCTGTCCGAGGTGGCCGGGGTCCGGATCCTGCTCAAGCGGGAGGACCTCAACCACACCGGCGCCCACAAGATCCGCAACGTCCTCGGCCAGGCGCTGCTGGCGGTCCGGATGGGCAAGACCCGGATCATCGCCGAGACCGGGGCCGGGCAGCACGGCGTGGCCACGGCCACCGCCTGCGCCTACCTCGGCCTGGAGTGCGTGGTCTACATGGGCGAGGAGGACACTCGCCGGCAGGCGCTCAACGTCGCCCGGATGGAGTTGCTCGGCGCCGAGGTGATCCCGGTGACCACCGGGAGCCGGACGCTGAAGGACGCGATCAACGAGGCGCTGCGCGACTGGGTGGCCACCGTCGACAACACCCACTACCTCCTGGGCACCGCCGCCGGTCCCCACCCGTTCCCGGCGATGGTGCGCGACTTCTGCCGCGGCATCGGTGACGAGGCCCGGGCGCAGACGATCGAGCTGACCGGCTCCCTCCCGGACGCGGTGTGCGCCTGCGTGGGCGGCGGGTCCAACGCGATCGGTACGTTCACCGCGTTCGTCCCCGACGAGTCCGTCCGGCTGTACGGCTTCGAGGCCGGCGGTGACGGCGTGGACACCGGCCGGCACGCCGCGACGATCACCTCCGGTCAGGTCGGCGTCCTGCACGGCACCCGCTCCTACCTCCTCCAGGACGAGGACGGCCAGACCATCGAGAGCCACTCGATCTCCGCCGGCCTGGACTACCCCGGTGTGGGGCCCGAGCACGCCTGGCTGCACGACACCGGGCGGGCGACCTACCTCCCGGTGACCGACGCGGAGGCGATGGACGCGCTGCGGCTGCTGACCCGGACCGAGGGCATCATCCCCGCCATCGAGTCCGCGCACGCGGTGGCCGGCGCGCTGCGGGTGGCCAAGGACCTCGGCCCGGACGCGACCGTACTGGTGTGCCTGTCCGGCCGCGGTGACAAGGACGTCGACACCGCCGCCACGTGGTTCGGCCTGCTGGACGACAAGCCCGGGGTCGAGACGGCCGGCACCGAGCGGGAGAACGCCGAGCAGGACGGCCGGGACAGCACGGAGGAGAAGGCGTGA